The genomic interval tggggtgtttgatttatcaaaaaaaaaaagatctttttggggtgtgtgtgtgtctcaTTAAGCGTGCATGCATGTTATAGAAATTTTCCCCTAAATTTGTAGTTATGGttaatggtttttcttttcgttttgaAAGGAGCTTATTGACTTTTCCATATCTAACTGTGTTTTCATTCTCTTTGTTTTGCTGCTGAATTTGGGATGAAATAGGTCCTGGCGAGTCCCTCTGGTTTCTTCGGTAAGTGTTAATGAGACTTGATCACAACTGTGTGATTAggaatagatttttcttttcttttcttttttttgggtttgtgccggaagatttagaaaatgattCGATTATGGTATCCTAGTCACTGCGATATGTTTAACCTCTAAGCACTAATTACAAGCACTATTGCTCAAATTGCTTCAAATTATTATACACTCAATGGCATTTgcaagtttataatttttttaccgTAATGATCAAGTTCAGAGGAGATCCTACTTTCTTTAAGCCTTGTTTCATCTCAAGCCATGACTTGTCACAGCATGTCAAATATAGGCTTTCAATTTAGGTCCCATatgaaattacataaaaattacaGATCAAGTTATGTCCTTTCTCCATTGGCGCTGCCTTAGACTCAAAGCGGAATCCTGGTTATATCAAGGATCAGCACTGCTGCTCTTCAAGCCCTCATGCTTTTCtcagttattattttatatttaatgctTTGTACTCTATAGCTACAAGAAACTAACCCTAATGGTGCCATGCAAATTGGATCAGTTTGCTTGAAGTAATTACCACCACCTGGCTTTCCAAAAATGATGCAATGACAAAGCCATTTCAAATTTAAGGCTACAGATTATACCCCTCGGATACTAATTTACTGAGAAGAAATATTCATTTTGCATAATGATCTATGTCAGCTGAACAGACTAGAATGTCGGTATATGTCACCACAAACTCCATCTGATCCATTTCTTTCTTAGCACCTAGTCGCCTTTTTTGTAACAGAATTGGTTGTCAATTCTAGAAGCTGTATAAAAGTTCCATAAAGGTGATCACATAACGCTTCAGAAATTTTGTCCTGTGTCATTGTAACACTTAACATCTACTTCTGCATGGTTAAATGAGCACAGGTTACTAATAGACAAGACTGATTTGGTAATCAACTGTAACATCCACGTGTGgtaattatttcaattaaaGGAAACTATTGGTGACCTTCCTCCATATGGCTGTATAGATCTAATCTTCATCAACCAGACATTGGCTTAACCCTACTGCTATAGGATGATGCCTTTGGCCACCACTTGGGCTGCATACATTTTCATTGATTTATGAACTTCTTCATACTTCCATCCGGGCACTAATGCTCAAGTCATATATAACAAACGGATTTGCTCTGGTACAATCACAGCTTCAGGCAATAGTCAGCTTcgcattttcttttcaattattgAATTACTCCAGACCATGATTTTGATTAAGCTAATGAATTAGTTGATATGGAAGTAATCTTTGTTTCTTTCCTGAAAATAAAGGCTCTGGTGAAAATGGGTATTCGTGGGGTTACAGTCTCTGATGTTCGGGGATTTGGTGCTCAAGGTGGGTCAGCAGAAAGGCAGGGCGGTAAGTCTGTCTTTTATAGTTGTTGAAAACTAGATTTACTATGGATGGATATTTACTGATTAGATTGGTTGATGTAGACTTATCTTCTATGgagaaaattcattttcttaatgtttCACCCTCTCCTTTATTCAAAATGCATGCTTCCAATCTATCAGATTCAAAACAGTCTAAGTCGTTCATTAGCTggtaaattataatttgatatggaTTTATCTTtcactttttaatattactcattggtgtttttttattttttattttttttttgtctattttggTGCTAAAATCACCAATTTGGTTggtttttttatgttgtttatTAATATGTAGGTTCTGAGTTTTCCGAGGACAAGTTTGTTGCCAAAGTTAAAATGGAAATTGTGGTGAGCAAAGATCAGGTATGAAGAGTCCAAGTGGCATATTTGTTGTAGGGACTAGAATATAAGCCTTTATTTACCTAGAAAATTAGTTGACTATTTAGCATATTGCTGCTCAATCAAGtgaaaaaaatgttgtgggaTATTGTCACTATAATGTTGCTAATTGATACCTGCATGTCATGCTCTCTTAGGTCGAGGCAGTAATAAAGACAATAATCAAGGAGGCAAGAACTGGGGAGATTGGTGATGGAAAAATTTTCTGTAAGATTTAtctatctccttttctttttccttttgttaaaCTTTAAAGCTAATACATGACACTATAAATATACAAGCAGGTTAATAGAATCTTAAGCCAAAGTTGTTTTACATCagctttattttttcatcttggtAGGCTATTCATGTCATTTGATTTGAAGCAGTTGCTTGTTTCTATCAACACCGTTTAGactatgttttcaaaaaacacATAGCCTCTGTTTGGTTTTGGAATAACCAGATGTATTAATTCTGCTAGATCATGTTTGCAGCTTTAGAGAGCTGATGCTATCTTGGTGCACAAACTTTTcgaatgaaatgaaagttgcaTTTTCTTCTAGACATCTCTTATGGTAGTTTTTCACTTAATCTGAAGCCTTACAGCTACAGTTGGATTGGCAAAGAAAATGCAGAATGACAGAAAGAAATAATAGTTCTTATAATGTTCCATTTCCAGCTTTGTGGCCTGGCTAGCTACAATTGAAGTAGGAGTGGAAGTGGAAAAGTGTGCTTCTGAGGAACATGCTTATGATTGTATCATCTACTTGAATATGATGCTTGGCgaacaagattttttttaatgagtgaAAAATGCTATGTATGCTTGTAAAATGAATAGTGAGCGAACAGTGAGAAATGGGGGGTGGGTTTTTTCCTGATAAATAGAAGTGAGTTAATATTACACTTATGAAAGACTCTTGGATAATGGCCAAGCCAGTTCAGCTTTAACATGCCTGCTTATTAGATTATTTGAAGTCCAAGGTAGACGGTGAGCAAGTTTTTTGAGTCCGTCCACTAGAGAGAGTAAAACCCGTGTACTTGTAATCAGGTGGTTAATTATAATCAAGTTATTTGTTGCTCATGCCTATAATAGAAGGgtccattatttatttttttcttatgggggggggggggggggggggggggggggggggggggggggggggttgttgcTCGGATTAAAGAAACATTCAGATTCTAGGttctattagttatatataggTGGCTTCAGAATTACTAATCAAACGTGTAATACCTTTTCATTGTTGCTGCAGTGGTGCCTGTATCAGACGTAATAAGAGTTCGCACCGGTAACTCATTGCACTTTGAATGATCAAGATTTTCGGATGCTTCGTCTATCTAGCTCCTACCAATGCAAGATGTATTCAACTAAATATTTATAACGTGATTTCCAGGTGAGCGTGGAGAGA from Juglans microcarpa x Juglans regia isolate MS1-56 chromosome 4S, Jm3101_v1.0, whole genome shotgun sequence carries:
- the LOC121263364 gene encoding nitrogen regulatory protein P-II homolog; this encodes MATMAKPGALGPLHSHLKELPLTDFSSSVLLPKFGDSRLLPQLNVTLKHSRNASILPVIRAQGSPDYVPDSKFYKVEAILRSWRVPLVSSALVKMGIRGVTVSDVRGFGAQGGSAERQGGSEFSEDKFVAKVKMEIVVSKDQVEAVIKTIIKEARTGEIGDGKIFLVPVSDVIRVRTGERGEKAERMIGE